The following coding sequences lie in one Frigoribacterium sp. SL97 genomic window:
- a CDS encoding glycosyltransferase family 2 protein, which yields MLTFILQIRSMAGGYPEIYLFAAYSALIWVLWIIKVLLSRRYRPFTGEFRGTTSVVVPVVDEPLDLFRDVIGRMVEQGPGEIIVVINGKPNPELAAVCEEFGPLVRWVHTPIPGKRNAVMIGTELSRGDITVLVDSDTVWTPGTLSELLRPFAQENVGGVTTRQRILEPERSWITRWADWLENSRALYSMPAQSVLGQIGCLPGRTIAFRREILVRVMDKFMTEKFMGVFLEVSDDRTLTNLTLKEGYRTVYQHTSLVYTDAPLQVKKLYKQQLRWARGSQYNTLRMMPWMVGHAPLLAFFFAMDIVLPFMLMGVIGGWIYRGITGQGVNLYRGILEEYGVQTGLISIVVLMVVSSVLSMSIRQMRHLAEKPSDFFRLPVFIIVSTFFLMPIRVIGFFRMGHASGWGTRAGAYAGGAANDEMQGALDEVAEEAPIDALERQFRDGVDPGVDTLFDFGSTADETDEQGAVLVRSRKAALAAEADGATTPAPVAAVVTATAPPRRRLNPKAGFPYLIGAAIIALEVFFIV from the coding sequence GTGTTGACCTTCATCCTGCAGATCCGATCCATGGCGGGCGGATACCCCGAGATCTACCTCTTCGCCGCCTACAGCGCCCTCATCTGGGTGCTCTGGATCATCAAGGTCCTGCTCTCCCGCCGCTACCGCCCCTTCACGGGCGAGTTCCGCGGCACGACCAGCGTCGTCGTCCCCGTCGTGGACGAACCGCTCGACCTCTTCCGGGACGTCATCGGCCGCATGGTCGAACAGGGTCCCGGCGAGATCATCGTCGTCATCAACGGCAAGCCCAACCCCGAGCTCGCCGCCGTCTGCGAGGAGTTCGGGCCGCTCGTCCGGTGGGTGCACACGCCGATCCCGGGCAAGCGCAACGCCGTCATGATCGGCACCGAGCTCAGCCGGGGAGACATCACCGTCCTGGTCGACTCCGACACGGTCTGGACGCCGGGCACCCTCTCCGAGCTGCTCCGTCCGTTCGCCCAGGAGAACGTCGGGGGAGTCACCACCCGCCAGCGCATCCTCGAGCCCGAGCGCAGCTGGATCACGCGGTGGGCCGACTGGCTCGAGAACTCCCGTGCCCTCTACTCGATGCCGGCGCAGAGCGTGCTGGGGCAGATCGGCTGCCTGCCGGGCCGCACCATCGCCTTCCGCCGCGAGATCCTCGTCCGGGTCATGGACAAGTTCATGACGGAGAAGTTCATGGGCGTGTTCCTCGAGGTCAGTGACGACCGCACCCTGACGAACCTCACGCTCAAGGAGGGCTACCGCACCGTCTACCAGCACACCAGCCTCGTCTACACGGACGCCCCGCTCCAGGTCAAGAAGCTCTACAAGCAGCAGCTGCGCTGGGCTCGCGGGAGCCAGTACAACACCCTCCGCATGATGCCGTGGATGGTCGGGCACGCCCCGCTCCTCGCGTTCTTCTTCGCCATGGACATCGTGCTGCCCTTCATGCTCATGGGCGTCATCGGCGGCTGGATCTACCGGGGGATCACCGGCCAGGGCGTGAACCTGTACCGCGGCATCCTCGAGGAGTACGGCGTGCAGACCGGTCTCATCAGCATCGTCGTCCTCATGGTGGTCTCGTCCGTGCTCAGCATGTCGATCCGTCAGATGCGCCACCTGGCCGAGAAGCCCTCGGACTTCTTCCGCCTCCCGGTGTTCATCATCGTGTCGACGTTCTTCCTCATGCCCATCCGGGTCATCGGGTTCTTCCGCATGGGTCACGCCAGCGGTTGGGGCACCCGGGCCGGGGCCTACGCAGGAGGCGCGGCGAACGACGAGATGCAGGGTGCGCTCGACGAGGTGGCCGAGGAGGCCCCCATCGACGCCCTCGAACGGCAGTTCCGCGACGGCGTCGACCCCGGGGTCGACACGCTCTTCGACTTCGGCTCGACGGCCGACGAGACGGACGAACAGGGTGCGGTCCTCGTCCGGAGCCGCAAGGCGGCCCTGGCCGCCGAGGCCGACGGCGCGACCACTCCGGCACCGGTGGCCGCCGTGGTCACCGCCACCGCGCCTCCTCGTCGTCGCCTCAACCCCAAAGCCGGATTCCCGTACCTGATCGGCGCCGCCATCATCGCCCTGGAGGTCTTCTTCATTGTCTGA
- the ppgK gene encoding polyphosphate--glucose phosphotransferase — protein MARTAVGIDIGGTGIKGAIVDLDSGELLSDRIKKSTPEGGEPDAIVAVVRQIVDELGLDDASVPVGVCFPAAIMDGKTLSAANVSKKWIGFEAEKLFETTLGRDIHFVNDADAAGYAETRFGAAKDVKGLVVMTTLGTGIGTALINDGVLIVNAELGHLEIGGKDYETKASFAAKERDDLSWKHWAKRLQKYYSHLEALLYPRLIIVGGGVSKHHDEFLPLLDLRAEIVPAKLRNNAGIMGAAALAADSNPAF, from the coding sequence ATGGCACGCACCGCAGTGGGAATCGACATCGGCGGCACAGGCATCAAGGGGGCGATCGTCGACCTCGACAGCGGCGAGCTCCTCTCGGACCGCATCAAGAAGAGCACTCCCGAGGGCGGCGAACCCGACGCCATCGTCGCGGTCGTCCGGCAGATCGTCGACGAACTCGGCCTCGACGACGCCTCGGTGCCGGTCGGCGTCTGTTTCCCGGCCGCCATCATGGACGGCAAGACCCTCTCGGCCGCCAACGTGTCGAAGAAGTGGATCGGCTTCGAGGCCGAGAAGCTCTTCGAGACCACACTCGGCCGCGACATCCACTTCGTCAACGACGCCGACGCCGCAGGCTACGCCGAGACCCGTTTCGGGGCCGCGAAGGACGTGAAGGGCCTCGTCGTCATGACGACGCTCGGCACGGGCATCGGCACCGCCCTGATCAACGACGGCGTGCTCATCGTCAACGCCGAGCTCGGGCACCTCGAGATCGGTGGCAAGGACTACGAGACCAAGGCCTCGTTCGCGGCGAAGGAGCGCGACGACCTCAGCTGGAAGCACTGGGCGAAGCGCCTGCAGAAGTACTACTCGCACCTCGAGGCCCTGCTCTACCCGCGCCTGATCATCGTCGGCGGCGGCGTCTCGAAGCACCACGACGAGTTCTTGCCGCTGCTCGACCTGCGGGCCGAGATCGTCCCGGCGAAACTCCGCAACAACGCCGGCATCATGGGTGCCGCCGCCCTGGCCGCCGACTCGAACCCGGCGTTCTGA
- a CDS encoding bifunctional [glutamine synthetase] adenylyltransferase/[glutamine synthetase]-adenylyl-L-tyrosine phosphorylase, which yields MPRSATGLSELARLGFSDLGAGRDRLDRLVAEVPQVRDLVPWFATVADPDAALAHLERSVERDRAGVVELLDGEAGPRLLRVLGASEGLAEFVARRPAEAGVLLEPLDEPPPAATYRDDVRRAATGLTGDEARVALRVRYRRHLLQLASFDLEADDPVEVLPRVAAALADLAGAALDAAVDVARREVPFPAADVERTRLAVIGMGKAGARELNYLSDVDVVYVAEGVDGLENGRAVEIGSRLAMHAARAISDLAVEPDLWEVDANLRPEGKDGALVRTLESHVAYYERWAKGWEFQALLKARPLAGDVDLGERYVAAVAPFVWSAASRENFVESVQAMRERVTALIPAGEVDQQLKLGPGGLRDIEFTIQLLQLVHGQADERVHQRSTLDALGALAARGYVGRAEAAEFDRDYRVLRLLEHRIQLTRLRRTHLMPTDENALRVLARGTGLAPGAAQLVDLWQGVKRRVRTLHVRLFYRPLLSAVAARPEEDLALSSDQASARLAAIGFADPKGALGHIAALTAGVSRRASIQRHLLPAMLQWFADGTDPDLGLLAFRRLSDGLGESYWFLRMLRDSSGAAHRLTTVLSSSTFAADLLERIPEAAAWLENDAELKARSLSSLLDETAATLARHRSPDAAATVLRQARRREILRLAVGGILGILDIGTLARGLTAVTTASVTGALALARRDAGDLEFAVIAMGRYGGEELGFGSDADVLYVYRAPEGDETAHRRALTVAAEMSRLTSDALVPFDLDTGLRPEGKNGPVVRSLSSYRAYYARWSLTWEAQSLLRARPVAGDETLLDDFMAVADAVRYPAELTEQQIREVKRIKARVESERLPKGAEPSRHLKLGRGSLSDVEWFVQLLQLQHGVDVPGLRTPSTLDALAAAVDAGLVADEDARRLHDAWIMASRARSAVTLWTSRTQDVLPRDRRQLEGVARLMEYPPGSATTLEEDYLAATRRSRAVFEREFYGIDEAPEPLG from the coding sequence ATGCCCCGATCCGCGACCGGTCTCTCCGAGCTGGCGCGGCTCGGGTTCTCCGACCTCGGTGCCGGGCGAGACCGGCTCGACCGCCTCGTCGCCGAGGTGCCCCAGGTGCGCGACCTCGTCCCGTGGTTCGCCACGGTGGCCGACCCGGACGCGGCCCTGGCGCACCTCGAGCGATCGGTCGAGCGGGATCGTGCCGGCGTGGTCGAGTTGCTCGACGGCGAGGCCGGCCCGCGCCTCCTGAGGGTGCTCGGTGCCTCCGAGGGCCTTGCCGAGTTCGTCGCGCGTCGCCCGGCCGAGGCGGGCGTCCTGCTCGAACCGCTGGACGAACCACCGCCGGCCGCGACGTACCGTGACGACGTCCGTCGGGCGGCGACCGGGCTGACCGGCGACGAGGCGCGCGTCGCGCTCCGGGTCCGGTACCGGCGTCACCTGCTGCAGCTGGCGTCGTTCGACCTCGAGGCCGACGACCCCGTCGAGGTCCTGCCCCGCGTGGCCGCCGCCCTCGCCGACCTCGCGGGCGCCGCCCTCGACGCCGCCGTCGACGTGGCCCGACGCGAGGTCCCGTTCCCCGCCGCCGACGTCGAGCGCACCCGGCTCGCCGTCATCGGCATGGGCAAGGCCGGGGCCCGCGAGCTGAACTACCTCAGCGACGTCGACGTGGTCTACGTCGCCGAGGGCGTCGACGGGCTCGAGAACGGTCGGGCCGTCGAGATCGGCAGCCGTCTCGCGATGCACGCGGCTCGGGCGATCTCGGACCTCGCCGTCGAACCCGACCTCTGGGAGGTCGACGCGAACCTGCGGCCGGAGGGCAAGGACGGCGCCCTCGTCCGCACGCTCGAGTCGCACGTCGCGTACTACGAGCGCTGGGCCAAGGGGTGGGAGTTCCAGGCCCTGTTGAAGGCGCGGCCCCTCGCGGGCGACGTCGACCTCGGCGAGCGCTACGTCGCGGCCGTCGCGCCGTTCGTCTGGTCGGCCGCCTCACGCGAGAACTTCGTCGAGTCGGTCCAGGCCATGCGCGAACGGGTCACGGCCCTGATCCCGGCGGGCGAGGTCGACCAGCAGCTCAAACTCGGTCCCGGCGGACTGCGCGACATCGAGTTCACCATCCAGCTGCTGCAGCTCGTCCACGGGCAGGCCGACGAACGCGTGCACCAGCGCTCGACGCTCGACGCGTTGGGCGCCCTGGCCGCGCGGGGCTACGTCGGACGAGCCGAGGCCGCGGAGTTCGACCGCGACTACCGCGTGCTGCGCCTGCTGGAGCACCGCATCCAGCTGACGCGACTGCGGCGCACGCACCTCATGCCGACGGACGAGAACGCCCTCCGGGTCCTCGCCCGCGGCACCGGTCTCGCGCCGGGTGCCGCCCAACTCGTCGACCTGTGGCAAGGGGTGAAGCGTCGGGTCCGTACGTTGCACGTGCGGCTGTTCTACCGCCCGCTCCTGTCGGCCGTCGCGGCGCGACCCGAAGAAGACCTGGCGCTCAGCTCCGACCAGGCGTCGGCGCGGCTCGCGGCCATCGGATTCGCCGACCCGAAGGGCGCGCTCGGTCACATCGCCGCCCTGACGGCCGGCGTCTCCCGCCGGGCGAGCATCCAGCGCCACCTGCTGCCGGCCATGCTGCAGTGGTTCGCCGACGGCACCGACCCCGACCTCGGTCTGCTCGCGTTCCGGCGATTGAGCGACGGCCTCGGCGAGTCGTACTGGTTCCTCCGCATGCTGCGGGACTCGTCGGGGGCCGCCCACCGACTGACGACCGTCCTGTCGTCGTCGACCTTCGCCGCCGACCTGCTGGAGCGCATCCCCGAGGCCGCGGCGTGGCTCGAGAACGACGCGGAGCTCAAGGCCCGCTCCCTCTCGAGCCTCCTCGACGAGACGGCCGCCACCCTGGCGCGGCACCGTTCGCCCGACGCGGCGGCGACGGTCCTGCGGCAGGCGCGGCGCCGCGAGATCCTGCGGCTCGCCGTGGGCGGCATCCTGGGCATCCTCGACATCGGCACCCTGGCCCGGGGCCTGACCGCGGTGACGACGGCCTCGGTGACCGGGGCGTTGGCCCTCGCCCGCCGGGACGCCGGCGACCTCGAGTTCGCCGTGATCGCCATGGGCCGGTACGGGGGAGAAGAACTCGGGTTCGGTTCCGACGCCGACGTGCTCTACGTCTACCGCGCTCCCGAGGGCGACGAGACGGCCCATCGGCGTGCCCTCACGGTGGCCGCCGAGATGAGCCGACTCACGTCCGACGCCCTCGTGCCGTTCGACCTCGACACCGGCCTGCGCCCCGAGGGGAAGAACGGGCCGGTGGTCCGATCGCTGTCCTCGTACCGGGCCTACTACGCTCGCTGGTCGCTCACCTGGGAGGCCCAGTCGTTGTTGCGCGCCCGGCCCGTGGCCGGTGACGAGACGCTCCTCGACGACTTCATGGCCGTCGCCGACGCGGTGCGGTACCCCGCCGAGCTGACCGAGCAGCAGATCCGCGAGGTCAAGCGCATCAAGGCCAGGGTCGAGTCCGAGCGTCTGCCCAAGGGCGCCGAGCCCTCGCGTCACCTCAAGCTCGGTCGGGGCTCGCTGAGCGACGTCGAGTGGTTCGTCCAACTGCTCCAGCTGCAGCACGGGGTGGACGTGCCCGGCCTCCGGACCCCGTCGACGCTCGACGCCCTCGCCGCGGCGGTGGACGCCGGCCTGGTGGCCGACGAGGACGCCCGGCGGCTGCACGACGCCTGGATCATGGCCTCCCGGGCGCGCTCGGCGGTCACCCTCTGGACCTCCCGGACACAGGACGTCCTGCCACGGGACCGTCGGCAGCTGGAAGGCGTGGCGCGCCTGATGGAGTACCCGCCGGGCTCCGCCACGACCCTCGAAGAGGACTACCTCGCGGCCACCCGTCGGTCACGCGCCGTCTTCGAGCGCGAGTTCTACGGCATCGACGAGGCACCCGAGCCGCTCGGCTGA
- a CDS encoding NAD+ synthase — MPRLRLALAQTNPVVGDLAGNSAQIVEAARRAHAAGADLLAAGEMSVTGYPIEDLASRPSFLQASRHAVEVLAETLEAEGLGDLPVVVGHADGPFEPRLLGTSNAPTAIAKNCASVLQGGRVVTTTAKYHLPNYSVFDEYRVFIPGDELLVVRVAGVDVALVICEDLWRDGGPVERVLHADAGLLVVINASPFVRDKDEVRLPLVTRRAVENDTLVAYVNIVGGQDDLVFDGDSVVVDGSGTILARAPQFDEHLLVVDLDPEPATDTELPEGIRRVELDPASDATVGSGGSGPDAGRASSSPVERDVADLPDDRQQLWNALVLGTRDYVRKNGFRSVILGLSGGIDSAVCAAIAADAIGADAVYGVSMPSQWSSEHSRSDADDVAERIGVRYSTEPIAGLVAPFEDQLHLTGLAAENVQARARALVLMGLSNLHGHLVLTTGNKTELAVGYSTIYGDSVGGFAPIKDVPKTMVWELARWRNAHAESIGETAPIPENSITKPPSAELRPDQKDEDSLPPYEVLDGILEGYITNALGAADVVALGYDADTVAEITKLVDRSEWKRRQGAIGPKISGMAFGRDRRLPITYRPTTV, encoded by the coding sequence ATGCCCCGACTCCGCTTGGCGCTCGCGCAGACCAACCCCGTCGTCGGCGACCTCGCCGGCAACTCCGCCCAGATCGTCGAGGCGGCCCGCCGGGCCCACGCCGCCGGCGCCGACCTCCTCGCCGCGGGCGAGATGAGCGTCACGGGGTACCCGATCGAGGACCTGGCCAGCCGGCCGAGCTTCCTCCAGGCCAGTCGGCACGCCGTCGAGGTGCTGGCCGAGACCCTCGAGGCCGAGGGCCTGGGCGACCTCCCCGTGGTGGTCGGCCACGCCGACGGACCGTTCGAGCCGCGCCTCCTGGGCACGAGCAACGCCCCGACCGCGATCGCGAAGAACTGCGCCAGCGTCCTGCAGGGCGGTCGCGTCGTGACGACCACCGCCAAGTACCACCTGCCCAACTACTCGGTCTTCGACGAGTACCGCGTGTTCATCCCCGGCGACGAGTTGCTCGTCGTCCGCGTGGCGGGCGTCGACGTCGCCCTCGTGATCTGCGAGGACCTCTGGCGCGACGGTGGCCCCGTCGAGCGCGTGCTGCACGCCGACGCGGGCCTGCTCGTCGTGATCAACGCGAGCCCGTTCGTCCGCGACAAGGACGAGGTGCGCCTCCCCCTCGTCACCCGCCGGGCCGTCGAGAACGACACCCTGGTGGCCTACGTCAACATCGTCGGCGGTCAGGACGACCTCGTCTTCGACGGCGACAGCGTGGTCGTCGACGGCAGCGGCACGATCCTGGCCCGGGCCCCGCAGTTCGACGAGCACCTGCTCGTCGTCGACCTCGACCCCGAGCCGGCCACGGACACCGAGCTGCCCGAGGGCATCCGCCGCGTCGAGCTCGACCCGGCGTCCGACGCGACCGTCGGTTCCGGTGGCTCCGGGCCGGACGCCGGGCGCGCCTCCTCGTCCCCGGTCGAGCGCGACGTCGCCGACCTGCCCGACGACCGCCAGCAGCTCTGGAACGCCCTGGTGCTGGGCACTCGCGACTACGTGCGGAAGAACGGGTTCCGCAGCGTGATCCTCGGACTCTCGGGCGGCATCGACTCGGCCGTGTGCGCGGCGATCGCCGCCGACGCCATCGGGGCCGACGCCGTGTACGGCGTCTCGATGCCCAGCCAGTGGTCGAGCGAGCACAGCCGCAGCGACGCCGACGACGTCGCCGAGCGGATCGGCGTGCGGTACTCGACCGAACCGATCGCCGGCCTCGTCGCACCGTTCGAGGACCAGTTGCACCTCACCGGCCTCGCCGCCGAGAACGTCCAGGCCCGCGCCCGGGCGCTCGTGCTGATGGGGTTGTCGAACCTGCACGGCCACCTCGTGCTGACCACGGGCAACAAGACCGAGCTCGCCGTCGGCTACTCGACGATCTACGGCGACTCGGTCGGTGGGTTCGCCCCGATCAAGGACGTCCCCAAGACGATGGTCTGGGAGCTCGCCCGGTGGCGCAACGCCCACGCCGAGTCGATCGGCGAGACCGCGCCCATCCCCGAGAACTCGATCACGAAGCCGCCGTCGGCCGAGCTGCGGCCGGACCAGAAGGACGAGGACTCGTTGCCGCCCTACGAGGTGCTCGACGGCATCCTCGAGGGGTACATCACGAACGCGCTCGGGGCGGCCGACGTCGTGGCGCTCGGCTACGACGCGGACACGGTGGCCGAGATCACGAAGCTGGTCGACCGCTCCGAGTGGAAGCGCCGCCAGGGGGCGATCGGCCCGAAGATCTCGGGCATGGCCTTCGGCCGGGACCGCCGTCTGCCGATCACCTACCGGCCGACGACGGTCTGA
- a CDS encoding glutamine synthetase family protein: MDKQRDFVLRTIEERGIKFIRLWFTDVIGTLKSVAIAPAEVEGAFAEGIGFDGSAIEGLTRSYEADVLAQPDPTTFQILPWRGEIDPTARMFCDITTPDGQPAVADPRNVLKRTLARAGERGFTFYTHPEVEFYLLKSAQLGADGPQPVDSAGYFDNVPGGTAHDFRRRSVRMLEDLGISVEFSHHEAGPGQNEIDLRYADALTTADNIMTFRTVIKEVAIEQGVFASFMPKPFSQHPGSGMHTHMSLFEGDSNAFYEAGAEYQLSTIGRQFIAGLLKHAPEITAVTNQFVNSYKRLWGGDEAPSFVTWGHNNRSALVRVPLYKPNKGNSSRVEYRAIDSAANPYLAFSLMLAAGLKGIEEGYELPAEAEDNVWGLSDAERRALGYRQLPASLDHALSIMENSELVAETLGEQVFNYVLLNKRQEWKEYRAQVTPFELRSNLEIL, translated from the coding sequence ATGGACAAACAGAGGGACTTCGTCCTCCGCACGATCGAAGAGCGCGGCATCAAGTTCATCCGCCTCTGGTTCACCGACGTGATCGGCACCCTCAAGTCCGTCGCCATCGCCCCGGCAGAGGTCGAGGGGGCGTTCGCCGAGGGCATCGGCTTCGACGGTTCGGCCATCGAGGGACTGACGCGCTCGTACGAGGCCGACGTCCTCGCGCAACCCGACCCGACGACCTTCCAGATCCTGCCCTGGCGGGGCGAGATCGATCCGACCGCCCGCATGTTCTGCGACATCACGACGCCCGACGGCCAGCCCGCCGTGGCGGATCCGCGCAACGTCCTGAAGCGAACCCTGGCCCGGGCGGGCGAGCGCGGCTTCACCTTCTACACGCACCCCGAGGTCGAGTTCTACCTCCTCAAGAGCGCGCAGCTCGGCGCCGACGGCCCCCAGCCGGTCGACTCGGCCGGCTACTTCGACAACGTCCCCGGCGGGACCGCCCACGACTTCCGTCGCCGCTCCGTCCGCATGCTCGAAGACCTCGGCATCTCGGTCGAGTTCAGCCACCACGAGGCGGGGCCCGGTCAGAACGAGATCGACCTGCGCTATGCCGACGCGCTGACGACGGCCGACAACATCATGACCTTCCGGACGGTCATCAAAGAGGTCGCCATCGAGCAGGGCGTCTTCGCCTCGTTCATGCCGAAGCCGTTCAGCCAGCACCCCGGTTCGGGCATGCACACGCACATGTCGCTCTTCGAGGGCGACTCCAACGCCTTCTACGAGGCCGGCGCCGAGTACCAGCTGTCGACCATCGGTCGTCAGTTCATCGCGGGCCTGCTCAAGCACGCCCCCGAGATCACGGCCGTGACGAACCAGTTCGTCAACAGCTACAAGCGCCTCTGGGGCGGCGACGAGGCGCCGAGCTTCGTGACCTGGGGCCACAACAACCGCTCGGCGCTCGTGCGCGTCCCGCTCTACAAGCCGAACAAGGGCAACTCGAGCAGGGTCGAGTACCGTGCCATCGACTCCGCGGCGAACCCGTACCTGGCCTTCTCGCTGATGCTGGCGGCGGGGCTCAAGGGCATCGAAGAGGGCTACGAGCTGCCCGCCGAGGCCGAGGACAACGTCTGGGGCCTGAGCGACGCCGAGCGTCGTGCCCTGGGTTACCGTCAGCTGCCCGCCAGCCTCGACCACGCCCTGTCGATCATGGAGAACAGCGAACTCGTCGCCGAGACGCTGGGCGAGCAGGTCTTCAACTACGTGCTCCTCAACAAGCGACAAGAGTGGAAAGAGTACCGGGCACAGGTCACGCCGTTCGAGCTGCGCTCGAACCTCGAGATCCTCTAG
- the map gene encoding type I methionyl aminopeptidase, which translates to MPRDSHGFLTPGRISAQRPVPPSIARPEYVGKAAPAEYTDGDVYDAETVELIRESGRIASQAIDAVEAALRPGVTTEELDRIAHEFVVAHDAYPSTLGYRGYPKSVCTSVNEVICHGIPDDTVLVDGDLINVDITAFKNGVHGDLNRTFVVGEAAPETVDLVDRTREALRRGIKAVAPGRQVNVIGRAIESYAKRFGLGVVREYTGHGVGRAFHSGLIIPHYDAPQYDDVIEVGMVFTIEPMLTLGGIEADVWDDDWTVTTRDKSLTAQFEHTLVVTERGADILTLS; encoded by the coding sequence ATGCCCCGGGACTCCCACGGATTCTTGACCCCGGGCCGGATCTCAGCGCAGCGTCCGGTCCCCCCGTCGATCGCCCGACCCGAGTACGTCGGCAAGGCCGCTCCGGCCGAGTACACCGACGGCGACGTCTACGACGCCGAGACCGTCGAGCTGATCCGCGAGAGCGGCCGCATCGCCTCGCAGGCCATCGACGCCGTCGAGGCCGCCCTCCGCCCCGGCGTGACGACCGAAGAACTCGACCGCATCGCCCACGAGTTCGTCGTCGCCCACGACGCCTACCCGTCGACCCTGGGGTACCGCGGGTACCCCAAGTCGGTCTGCACCTCGGTGAACGAGGTCATCTGCCACGGCATCCCCGACGACACCGTCCTGGTCGACGGCGACCTGATCAACGTCGACATCACGGCGTTCAAGAACGGCGTCCACGGCGACCTGAACCGCACCTTCGTCGTCGGCGAGGCCGCCCCCGAGACCGTCGACCTGGTCGACCGCACCCGTGAGGCGCTGAGGCGCGGCATCAAGGCCGTCGCCCCGGGGCGTCAGGTGAACGTGATCGGTCGGGCGATCGAGTCGTACGCCAAGCGCTTCGGCCTGGGCGTCGTGCGCGAGTACACCGGCCACGGCGTCGGACGCGCCTTCCACTCCGGCCTGATCATCCCCCACTACGACGCGCCGCAGTACGACGACGTCATCGAGGTCGGGATGGTGTTCACCATCGAGCCCATGTTGACCCTCGGTGGCATCGAGGCCGACGTCTGGGACGACGACTGGACCGTCACCACCCGCGACAAGAGCCTCACGGCCCAGTTCGAGCACACCCTGGTCGTCACCGAACGCGGTGCCGACATCCTCACGCTCTCCTGA
- a CDS encoding zinc ribbon domain-containing protein, producing the protein MPLMKASYEHQALLLDLQQLDTALRQIAHKGANLPEIAVLASLEGDGSRLRSRLATEQGAWEDAQSELKRIESDVAVVEARVVRDEQRIASSSSSKDVAALEGELAALAKRRSDLEDLQLEVMERVESLGAVAAVTRGELDQLDTRRIDAETGRDAKLAELEADRAEVVANRETIAATVPADLLALYERQRDRYGVGASLLRGGVSSASGVALTGSDLAAVRAAAEDDVVLCPDSNAVLVRTYESGL; encoded by the coding sequence ATGCCCCTGATGAAAGCCAGCTACGAGCACCAGGCCCTGCTGCTCGACCTGCAGCAACTCGACACCGCACTCCGCCAGATCGCGCACAAGGGGGCGAACCTCCCCGAGATCGCCGTCCTCGCGTCGCTCGAGGGTGACGGCTCTCGCCTCCGCAGCCGCCTCGCGACCGAGCAGGGCGCCTGGGAGGACGCGCAGAGCGAGCTCAAACGCATCGAGTCCGACGTCGCCGTCGTCGAGGCGCGCGTCGTCCGTGACGAACAGCGCATCGCCTCGTCGTCGTCCTCGAAGGACGTGGCCGCCCTCGAGGGTGAGCTCGCCGCCCTCGCCAAGCGACGCTCCGACCTGGAGGACCTCCAGCTCGAGGTGATGGAACGCGTCGAGAGCCTGGGTGCCGTCGCGGCGGTGACGCGGGGCGAGCTCGACCAGCTCGACACCCGCCGTATCGACGCCGAGACCGGGCGCGACGCGAAGCTCGCCGAGCTCGAGGCCGACCGGGCCGAGGTCGTCGCCAACCGCGAGACGATCGCCGCCACGGTGCCCGCCGACCTGCTGGCCCTCTACGAGCGTCAGCGGGACCGCTACGGCGTGGGTGCCTCGTTGTTGCGTGGTGGCGTGTCGAGCGCGAGTGGCGTGGCCCTGACGGGCAGCGACCTCGCGGCCGTGCGTGCCGCCGCCGAGGACGACGTCGTGCTCTGCCCCGACAGCAACGCGGTCCTCGTCCGCACCTACGAATCAGGCCTCTGA
- a CDS encoding SPOR domain-containing protein, producing the protein MAEFWFNTKTHEVEEGKVSPAVDRAGPYATRDEAARAIETIKARNAALDAEEAAND; encoded by the coding sequence ATGGCCGAGTTCTGGTTCAACACGAAGACGCACGAGGTCGAGGAGGGCAAGGTCTCTCCGGCCGTCGACCGCGCCGGGCCCTACGCCACCCGCGACGAGGCGGCCCGGGCGATCGAGACGATCAAGGCCCGCAACGCCGCCCTCGACGCCGAAGAGGCCGCGAACGACTGA